One part of the Caproiciproducens sp. CPB-2 genome encodes these proteins:
- the ilvN gene encoding acetolactate synthase small subunit: MNHDNDKEYVLSVLARNNPGVLLRIAGLFSRRCYNILSIVAAQTENTEYSRILIVVSGDDRIVRQVDKQVSKLVDIKEVTVLNREEAVVREHLLLKVERNLQNSEKLVEIANVFHAGILNVQPDSMIMELTGDANTINSFIELYNPYNVLKILRTGAMAMMK, from the coding sequence ATGAATCATGATAACGATAAAGAATATGTTTTGTCCGTACTCGCCAGAAATAATCCGGGCGTTCTTCTGCGCATCGCCGGGCTGTTCAGCCGCCGCTGCTACAACATTTTGAGCATTGTCGCGGCCCAGACGGAAAACACGGAATACTCCCGTATCCTGATCGTCGTTTCGGGCGACGACCGCATTGTCCGCCAGGTGGATAAACAGGTGAGCAAGCTGGTCGACATCAAGGAAGTGACCGTGCTCAACCGGGAAGAGGCCGTCGTGCGCGAGCATCTGCTTTTGAAGGTGGAGCGGAACCTGCAGAACAGCGAAAAGCTGGTGGAAATCGCGAATGTGTTCCACGCCGGTATTTTAAATGTACAGCCGGATTCCATGATCATGGAGCTGACCGGCGACGCGAACACCATCAACTCTTTTATTGAACTGTACAATCCGTACAATGTCCTGAAAATCCTGCGCACCGGCGCAATGGCCATGATGAAATAA
- the ilvB gene encoding biosynthetic-type acetolactate synthase large subunit — MQLTGAQIIMECLLEQGVDTVFGYPGGAVLNIYDALYEYRNKINHIRTAHEQGAAHAADGYARSTGKTGVCIATSGPGATNLVTGIATAYMDSVPMVAITGNVSCDLLGLDSFQEVDITGITMPVTKHNYLVKNIEDLADTIRKAFLIAGTGRKGPVLVDIPKDVTAQKYEYTPQPPLPAPRGDFPWAERFEQALEMLRTSERPFIYTGGGVIAAEAYGELKKFAELLDAPVSSSLMCQGGYDQTGPRYIGMLGMHGTNTAALAIKNCDLLIAVGTRFSDRVLCNANLFARHCPIIQIEIDTAEFNKNIDVDLKMKGDAREILAHLNGMLSQRQHKLWMEEIAEWKALYPLVQESTSEEEVLPQEVLETLDRLTDSEAILVTEVGQHQMWTAQFYRFRTPRHFVSSGGLGTMGFGLGAAIGAQVANPGKRVINIAGDGSFHMNCNELSTAAQYNIPVIELVFNNQVLGMVRQWQKLFYGGRFSQTTLDRTTNYEMLAQAFGVKAFTISRRSEIEPVLKQALALREPVLINCHINPDVNVLPMVPAGGSVENPILEM; from the coding sequence ATGCAGTTAACAGGGGCGCAGATCATTATGGAATGTCTGCTGGAGCAGGGCGTGGATACGGTTTTCGGCTATCCGGGCGGGGCGGTGCTGAATATTTACGACGCGCTTTACGAGTACAGGAATAAGATCAACCACATCCGCACCGCCCACGAGCAGGGCGCGGCCCACGCGGCGGACGGTTACGCGCGGTCGACCGGAAAAACGGGGGTCTGTATCGCAACATCCGGCCCGGGCGCGACCAACCTTGTCACCGGGATCGCCACCGCCTATATGGATTCGGTCCCGATGGTCGCGATTACCGGCAACGTAAGCTGTGACCTTCTGGGGCTGGACAGCTTTCAGGAAGTGGATATCACCGGCATCACCATGCCGGTCACCAAACATAATTATCTGGTGAAAAATATCGAGGACTTAGCCGATACGATCCGCAAGGCGTTTTTGATTGCCGGTACGGGCCGGAAAGGGCCGGTGCTTGTGGATATTCCAAAGGACGTAACGGCGCAGAAATACGAATATACGCCGCAGCCGCCGCTCCCGGCGCCGAGGGGAGACTTCCCCTGGGCGGAGCGCTTCGAGCAGGCTTTGGAGATGCTCCGGACGAGCGAAAGGCCGTTTATCTATACGGGCGGCGGGGTCATTGCCGCGGAGGCCTACGGCGAGCTGAAAAAATTCGCGGAACTTCTCGACGCGCCCGTTTCCTCTTCGCTGATGTGTCAGGGCGGCTACGACCAGACCGGCCCGCGCTATATCGGAATGCTGGGCATGCACGGAACGAACACGGCGGCCCTCGCCATTAAAAACTGCGACCTGCTGATTGCCGTGGGAACACGCTTTTCCGACCGCGTGCTGTGCAACGCGAACCTGTTTGCGCGGCACTGCCCGATTATCCAGATTGAGATCGATACGGCGGAATTCAATAAGAATATCGATGTGGACCTGAAGATGAAGGGCGACGCCAGAGAAATTCTGGCGCACCTGAACGGGATGCTTTCACAGCGTCAGCACAAGCTGTGGATGGAGGAGATCGCGGAGTGGAAAGCGCTGTATCCGCTGGTGCAGGAAAGCACGTCGGAGGAAGAGGTCCTGCCGCAGGAGGTCCTGGAAACCCTTGACCGCCTTACGGATTCCGAAGCGATCCTTGTTACCGAGGTCGGCCAGCACCAGATGTGGACGGCGCAGTTCTACCGGTTCCGCACCCCCCGGCACTTTGTCAGCTCCGGCGGGCTGGGGACCATGGGCTTCGGCCTCGGCGCGGCGATCGGCGCGCAGGTCGCAAACCCCGGCAAACGCGTCATCAACATCGCGGGCGACGGAAGCTTCCATATGAACTGCAACGAGCTTTCCACCGCGGCGCAGTACAATATCCCGGTGATCGAGCTGGTCTTCAACAATCAGGTGCTCGGTATGGTGCGTCAGTGGCAGAAGCTTTTCTATGGCGGCCGCTTTTCGCAGACGACGCTGGACAGGACCACCAATTATGAAATGCTGGCGCAGGCGTTCGGCGTGAAGGCGTTTACCATCAGCCGCAGAAGCGAAATCGAACCAGTGCTGAAGCAGGCGCTTGCCCTGCGGGAACCGGTCCTGATCAACTGCCATATCAATCCGGACGTCAATGTGCTGCCCATGGTACCGGCGGGCGGCTCGGTGGAAAATCCGATTCTTGAAATGTGA
- a CDS encoding DUF378 domain-containing protein — MLDKIALLLVIIGGLNWGSIGIFQFDFVSWIGGGQSGMFSRIIYVLVAIAAIWCISLLFRDDEAVRETT, encoded by the coding sequence ATGTTAGATAAAATCGCATTGCTCTTGGTTATCATCGGCGGTCTGAACTGGGGGTCCATCGGTATTTTCCAGTTCGACTTTGTTTCATGGATCGGCGGCGGTCAGTCCGGAATGTTCAGCCGGATCATCTATGTACTGGTTGCAATCGCCGCGATCTGGTGTATTTCACTGCTGTTCAGAGACGACGAGGCCGTCCGTGAAACCACATAA
- the dhaM gene encoding dihydroxyacetone kinase phosphoryl donor subunit DhaM — MVGIIIVSHSQKLAEGVAELAKMMAADAPVVPAGGLDDGTFGTSFEKISTAIDSVYTDDGVVILMDMGSAVMTAEMVIENMPERKIRMLDCPLVEGAVVAAVGSSANQSLEEIAESVQDAASEKKL, encoded by the coding sequence ATGGTAGGAATTATTATTGTATCCCACAGTCAAAAGCTTGCCGAAGGCGTTGCCGAACTGGCAAAGATGATGGCGGCCGACGCGCCGGTTGTTCCGGCCGGGGGCCTTGACGACGGTACCTTTGGCACCAGCTTTGAAAAAATCAGTACAGCCATAGACTCCGTGTATACCGATGACGGCGTAGTGATCCTGATGGATATGGGCAGCGCGGTCATGACGGCGGAGATGGTGATTGAAAATATGCCCGAACGAAAAATACGGATGCTCGACTGCCCCCTGGTAGAGGGTGCGGTAGTAGCCGCGGTCGGCTCCAGCGCCAACCAGAGCCTGGAGGAGATCGCCGAGTCCGTACAGGATGCCGCTTCAGAGAAAAAGCTCTGA
- the dhaL gene encoding dihydroxyacetone kinase subunit DhaL, with protein sequence MTDSSKVIEILKQIGEQIQMEKDFLTELDNVIGDGDHGINMARGFKEVEKKLADLSGKDIGSILKTVGMSLVSTVGGASGPLYGTAFMRAGVAVGAKTEIDGSDFIAALEAAIGGIEMRGKAHEGEKTMLDALIPALNAIKKSYAENNDFKAALAQGVEAAEKGVEYTKTIIATKGRASYLGERSLGHQDPGATSACLMLKVIDRML encoded by the coding sequence ATGACGGACAGCAGTAAAGTAATAGAAATACTGAAACAGATCGGCGAGCAAATTCAGATGGAAAAAGATTTTTTAACGGAACTGGACAATGTCATTGGTGACGGTGACCATGGAATCAATATGGCCAGAGGATTCAAAGAGGTAGAAAAGAAACTGGCCGATCTCTCCGGAAAGGATATCGGGTCTATTCTGAAAACGGTCGGCATGTCGCTGGTTTCCACTGTGGGGGGCGCTTCGGGCCCGCTTTACGGAACCGCGTTTATGAGGGCCGGCGTCGCGGTCGGCGCGAAAACCGAAATAGACGGCAGCGACTTTATTGCCGCGCTGGAAGCCGCCATCGGCGGAATCGAAATGAGGGGAAAGGCGCACGAAGGCGAAAAGACGATGCTGGACGCCCTGATTCCCGCGCTGAATGCCATTAAAAAAAGCTATGCGGAAAATAACGACTTTAAGGCTGCGCTCGCCCAGGGGGTGGAAGCCGCTGAAAAGGGCGTTGAATATACCAAAACCATTATTGCAACAAAGGGAAGGGCCAGCTACCTTGGGGAAAGAAGCCTTGGGCATCAGGACCCGGGAGCAACCTCCGCCTGCTTAATGCTGAAAGTAATCGACAGAATGTTATAA
- the dhaK gene encoding dihydroxyacetone kinase subunit DhaK — protein MKKLINSVDNVEQEMIVGMVKAYPNHVRKLDCGNVVVRAHKKEGKVALISGGGSGHEPAHGGYVGEGMLDCAVAGAVFTSPTPDQIYEGIKAIATDKGVLMVVKNYTGDVMNFEMAAEMAEADGVSVKYVVTNDDVAVKDSLYTTGRRGVAGTVFVHKIAGAKAETGADLDEVHRVAQKVVDNVRTMGMALTPCTVPAAGKPGFELGEDEMEIGIGIHGEPGTHREKIRSADEIVTMLLDKIVADIDYSGKEVAVMINGSGATPLMELFIANNKVHDYLTEKGIKIYKTFVGNYMTSIEMAGFSISLLRLDEELKELLDAKADTPAFKQ, from the coding sequence GTGAAGAAGTTAATTAACAGCGTGGACAATGTGGAACAGGAAATGATTGTCGGCATGGTAAAAGCGTATCCTAATCACGTCAGGAAACTGGACTGCGGCAACGTGGTCGTCAGGGCTCACAAAAAAGAAGGCAAGGTGGCGCTTATCAGCGGCGGCGGCAGCGGCCATGAGCCTGCGCACGGCGGTTATGTCGGCGAGGGAATGCTTGACTGCGCCGTAGCGGGGGCGGTGTTCACTTCTCCCACTCCTGATCAGATTTATGAGGGCATCAAAGCCATCGCTACGGATAAGGGCGTGCTGATGGTAGTGAAAAACTACACGGGCGACGTCATGAACTTCGAGATGGCGGCGGAAATGGCCGAAGCGGACGGAGTCAGCGTAAAATACGTGGTGACCAACGACGACGTGGCGGTCAAGGACAGCCTTTACACGACCGGGCGCCGCGGCGTTGCCGGAACCGTGTTTGTCCATAAGATTGCGGGCGCGAAGGCCGAAACCGGGGCGGACCTGGACGAGGTCCACCGCGTGGCTCAGAAGGTCGTGGACAATGTCAGGACAATGGGCATGGCCCTTACGCCCTGTACCGTTCCCGCGGCCGGCAAGCCCGGTTTCGAGCTCGGCGAGGACGAAATGGAAATCGGAATCGGCATCCACGGCGAGCCGGGTACCCACAGGGAGAAAATCAGGAGCGCGGATGAAATCGTCACCATGCTTCTGGATAAGATCGTAGCGGACATTGATTACAGCGGCAAAGAAGTTGCGGTCATGATCAACGGTTCCGGCGCGACGCCCCTGATGGAGCTCTTCATTGCCAACAATAAGGTCCATGATTACCTGACGGAAAAAGGAATCAAAATTTATAAGACGTTCGTCGGCAATTACATGACCTCCATTGAAATGGCGGGCTTCTCCATTTCCCTGCTCCGTCTTGACGAAGAGCTCAAGGAGCTTCTCGATGCAAAGGCCGATACCCCTGCGTTTAAACAATAA
- a CDS encoding DUF1667 domain-containing protein, which translates to MIKEITCIGCPMGCRITAEVDGDRILSIEGYTCNIGKKYAQEELTLPTRMVTALMKVYGTTQPLSVKTSRPIEKSKIFDCLKEISRHTVMRPIHIGEVLIKNVCGTPVDIIATKELE; encoded by the coding sequence ATGATAAAAGAAATTACCTGCATCGGCTGCCCGATGGGCTGCCGGATTACCGCGGAGGTGGACGGCGATCGGATTTTATCCATCGAGGGCTATACCTGCAATATCGGTAAAAAATATGCACAGGAGGAGCTGACGCTTCCGACCAGAATGGTGACCGCCCTGATGAAGGTGTACGGAACCACTCAGCCGCTTTCCGTCAAAACCTCCCGGCCGATCGAAAAGAGTAAAATTTTTGATTGCCTGAAAGAGATTTCCCGCCACACGGTCATGCGTCCGATCCATATCGGGGAAGTCCTTATTAAAAATGTATGCGGTACGCCGGTCGATATTATAGCGACGAAAGAGCTGGAATAA
- a CDS encoding NAD(P)/FAD-dependent oxidoreductase produces the protein MRNVDILIIGGGPAGLAAAVSAYEAGARNILILEREENLGGILKQCIHNGFGLHTFKEELTGPEYAQRYIDKVLEYGIPSQCDTMVINITPDKVVTAVSRGAGLEHFKAKSIILAMGCRERPRGSLATPGWRCSGIYTAGTAQKFTNLKGLMPGRRVLILGSGDIGLIMARRMTFLGAKVLACVELMPFSAGLKRNIVQCLDDYGIPLLLSHTVVDIAGRERLEGVTVAKVDPKTLKPIPGTEEYYECDTLLLSVGLIPENELSTMAGVKISPATNGAEVNENLQTSVDGIFSCGNVLHVHDLVDFVSEESAKAGVNAYKYVQGQLAEDEETLEVVNGFGVSGAVPQHISKKLDEPITIMFRPRGVYKDAKVCIDVGDVQAAEKKSRILTPGEMVTLKFTPEYLRKNANADKITVRVEAQQS, from the coding sequence ATGCGTAATGTAGACATTTTGATCATCGGCGGCGGACCTGCCGGCCTGGCGGCCGCGGTTTCCGCCTATGAAGCGGGTGCGAGGAACATTCTGATTCTCGAAAGAGAAGAAAACCTCGGCGGTATTCTGAAGCAGTGTATCCACAACGGCTTCGGGCTCCACACCTTTAAGGAAGAGCTCACCGGCCCCGAATACGCGCAGAGATATATCGACAAGGTGCTGGAGTACGGCATCCCCTCCCAGTGCGACACTATGGTCATCAACATCACCCCGGACAAGGTGGTGACCGCGGTCAGCAGGGGCGCGGGCCTGGAGCATTTCAAAGCGAAATCCATCATCCTTGCCATGGGCTGCCGCGAGCGCCCCAGAGGATCCCTCGCCACACCGGGCTGGAGATGCTCCGGCATCTACACGGCGGGCACCGCACAGAAATTTACGAATCTGAAGGGCCTGATGCCCGGCAGGCGCGTCCTCATTCTCGGTTCCGGAGATATCGGGCTGATTATGGCGCGCAGAATGACTTTCCTGGGCGCAAAGGTTCTGGCGTGCGTGGAGCTGATGCCTTTCTCCGCCGGATTGAAAAGAAATATCGTGCAGTGTCTTGACGATTACGGTATTCCGCTTCTGCTCAGCCATACGGTGGTCGATATTGCCGGAAGGGAACGCTTAGAAGGCGTAACGGTTGCAAAGGTCGATCCCAAAACGCTTAAGCCCATTCCCGGGACGGAAGAGTATTACGAGTGCGATACTCTGCTGCTCTCCGTCGGCCTGATTCCTGAAAACGAGCTGTCCACCATGGCCGGCGTAAAGATTTCCCCGGCGACAAACGGCGCGGAGGTAAACGAAAATCTCCAGACCTCCGTGGATGGGATTTTCTCCTGCGGAAACGTGCTGCATGTGCATGATCTGGTCGACTTCGTATCCGAGGAATCCGCCAAAGCCGGCGTCAATGCCTACAAATATGTACAGGGCCAGCTGGCGGAGGACGAAGAGACGCTGGAAGTGGTCAACGGCTTCGGCGTATCCGGCGCGGTTCCCCAGCATATCTCAAAAAAGCTGGATGAGCCGATCACCATTATGTTCCGTCCGAGGGGCGTTTACAAGGATGCAAAGGTTTGTATCGATGTCGGAGACGTTCAGGCAGCCGAGAAAAAGAGCCGGATCTTGACCCCCGGCGAAATGGTGACGCTGAAATTCACTCCGGAATATCTGCGGAAAAATGCCAATGCTGACAAAATCACTGTAAGAGTGGAGGCGCAGCAGTCATGA
- a CDS encoding NAD(P)/FAD-dependent oxidoreductase, which produces MVDVIIIGGGVVGCAVARELSRYSLNIALLEKTDDISNGQSKANTAIIHGGYDAHPGTQKAKFNVLGNKMYDQICEELDVPHKWNTSLVVSFSPEDHESLEALKRQGIENGVPGLSIIGQDELRKREPNIGSTAYEALLVTNGGIVCPYELTEAFAENAAMNGVNFYREAEVTAIEKEKDGWKVISKAGTFTAKAVVNCAGLYSDVINNMVSEDKITIVPRRGEYYIVDKKFCDAFHASIFQLPTKMGKGILVTPTVDGTILIGPTAEDIDDKTDTRTTPEGLAKVLKFASLTWEHIPARNYITTFSGLRAHCDRNEFVLGEAPDAPMFFNAAGVESPGLTSSPAIAVYLADRITDKLGAKKKDDFNPIRKGIPKFREMTDEERAMAISINPDYAKVVCRCETVTEAEIREAIRRPVGARSVDGIKRRTRAGMGRCQAGFCTPRTLEILCEELHISPLEVTKFGGNSKYLDSYLFEKGDHEDA; this is translated from the coding sequence ATGGTAGATGTAATCATCATCGGCGGAGGTGTCGTGGGCTGCGCGGTGGCCAGAGAATTGTCAAGATACAGCCTGAACATTGCCTTGCTGGAAAAAACCGATGATATCAGCAACGGCCAAAGTAAGGCAAATACCGCGATTATTCACGGCGGCTATGATGCGCATCCCGGTACCCAAAAAGCGAAGTTCAACGTGCTCGGCAACAAAATGTACGACCAGATCTGCGAAGAGCTGGATGTTCCGCACAAATGGAATACCTCCCTGGTTGTTTCCTTCAGCCCGGAAGACCATGAAAGCCTGGAAGCTTTAAAAAGGCAGGGGATAGAAAACGGAGTCCCCGGACTCAGCATTATCGGACAAGATGAACTTAGAAAAAGAGAACCGAACATTGGCAGCACGGCGTACGAAGCGCTCCTGGTCACCAACGGCGGAATCGTCTGCCCCTATGAACTGACCGAAGCCTTTGCCGAAAACGCTGCGATGAACGGTGTTAATTTCTACCGTGAAGCAGAAGTTACTGCGATTGAAAAAGAAAAAGACGGATGGAAAGTTATAAGCAAGGCTGGTACCTTTACAGCAAAAGCGGTCGTGAACTGTGCCGGACTTTATTCCGACGTAATCAACAATATGGTTTCCGAGGATAAAATCACCATTGTTCCCCGCAGAGGCGAGTATTACATCGTCGATAAGAAATTCTGCGATGCCTTCCACGCGTCGATTTTCCAGCTGCCGACCAAAATGGGCAAGGGAATCCTGGTGACCCCCACCGTGGACGGGACCATCCTGATCGGGCCGACCGCAGAGGATATCGATGATAAGACGGACACCAGAACCACACCCGAAGGGCTTGCCAAGGTCCTGAAATTCGCCAGCCTTACCTGGGAGCATATTCCCGCCAGAAACTACATCACCACGTTCTCCGGACTGCGCGCGCACTGCGACAGAAATGAATTTGTCCTCGGCGAAGCGCCGGACGCGCCGATGTTCTTCAACGCGGCGGGCGTGGAATCCCCGGGACTGACCTCGTCCCCGGCGATTGCCGTGTATCTGGCGGACAGGATCACCGACAAGCTCGGAGCGAAGAAAAAGGATGATTTCAACCCGATCAGAAAAGGGATACCGAAGTTCAGGGAGATGACGGACGAAGAAAGGGCAATGGCAATTTCCATCAACCCGGATTACGCAAAGGTCGTCTGCAGATGTGAAACCGTGACGGAAGCCGAAATCAGGGAAGCAATCCGCAGGCCGGTCGGGGCGAGATCGGTCGACGGCATCAAGAGAAGGACAAGAGCCGGAATGGGACGGTGCCAGGCGGGCTTCTGTACCCCGAGAACCCTGGAAATATTGTGTGAAGAGCTTCATATATCCCCGCTGGAAGTGACAAAGTTCGGAGGAAACTCCAAATATCTGGACAGTTACCTTTTTGAGAAAGGGGATCATGAAGATGCGTAA
- a CDS encoding MIP/aquaporin family protein: MLPYLAEFLGTMMLIMLGDGVVANVTLNKSGMKGAGSIQITLAWGLAVLIPACIFGAASGASFNPALTIALAAIGKFSWAMVPGYIIAQVAGGCVGGIIVYLMFKDQFDATEEAGPKLGVFSTGPAVRNIPRNIFCEAVATFVLVFAILGIGNVTGAGTVGVSNLFVFGIIVSIGMSFGGLTGYAINPARDLGPRIAHAILPIKGKGDSNWSYGLVVPIFGPIIGGLLGAFLYASIPW, translated from the coding sequence ATGTTACCATATCTTGCGGAATTTTTGGGAACAATGATGCTGATCATGCTGGGCGACGGCGTTGTCGCCAACGTTACACTGAATAAATCCGGGATGAAGGGTGCGGGCTCCATTCAGATCACTTTGGCCTGGGGCCTTGCGGTTCTGATTCCGGCGTGCATTTTCGGCGCGGCTTCCGGCGCAAGCTTCAACCCCGCTTTGACCATAGCGCTTGCCGCGATCGGCAAATTCAGCTGGGCCATGGTCCCCGGTTATATCATTGCTCAGGTAGCCGGCGGCTGTGTAGGCGGTATTATCGTTTATCTGATGTTTAAGGATCAGTTCGACGCGACGGAAGAGGCCGGACCGAAACTCGGCGTTTTCTCAACCGGTCCTGCTGTCCGCAATATTCCCCGCAATATTTTCTGCGAAGCCGTTGCAACCTTCGTACTCGTGTTTGCCATCCTTGGCATCGGCAATGTGACCGGCGCCGGCACGGTCGGCGTTTCCAACCTGTTTGTATTCGGAATCATCGTCTCCATCGGTATGTCCTTCGGCGGGCTGACCGGTTACGCGATTAACCCCGCCCGTGACCTCGGACCCCGTATCGCCCACGCCATCCTCCCCATTAAGGGCAAAGGCGATTCCAACTGGAGCTACGGCCTTGTCGTTCCGATTTTCGGGCCCATCATCGGCGGTTTGCTCGGCGCGTTCTTATATGCGTCGATCCCGTGGTAA
- the glpK gene encoding glycerol kinase GlpK produces the protein MAKYVMALDAGTTSSRCILFNEKGEMCSVAQKEFTQYFPKPGWVEHDAMEIWSTQIGVAQEAMLKIGAVAADIAAIGITNQRETTVVWDKKTGEPVYHAIVWQCRRTSQYCDSLKAKGLTEIYRKKTGLMIDAYFSGTKVKWILDNVPGVRQRAEAGDLLFGTIETWLIWNLTKGKVHVTDYSNASRTMLFNITELKWDKEILAELNIPESMLPTAKPSSCVYGESDPSFFGGAIPIAGAAGDQQAALFGQTCYTPGEAKNTYGTGCFMLMNTGEKPVYSKNGLVTTIAWGLDGKVNYALEGSIFVAGAAIQWLRDEMRLVDTSPDSEYLATKVSDTNGCYVVPAFTGLGAPHWDQYARGTVVGITRGVNKYHFVRATLESLAYQTYDVLKAMQEDSGITLNALKVDGGACANNFLMQFQADVINAPVHRPVCIETTAMGAAYLAGLAVGYWASKEDVIKNWQISKIFEPSMDAAHRAEIIKGWSKAVKCSFGWAKED, from the coding sequence ATGGCCAAGTATGTCATGGCGCTGGATGCCGGCACAACGAGTTCCCGCTGTATTCTTTTCAATGAGAAGGGTGAAATGTGCAGCGTGGCACAGAAAGAGTTCACGCAGTATTTTCCGAAGCCGGGCTGGGTTGAGCATGATGCGATGGAAATTTGGTCCACCCAGATCGGTGTTGCTCAGGAAGCAATGCTGAAGATTGGCGCGGTTGCGGCGGATATAGCGGCAATCGGTATTACCAATCAGCGTGAAACAACCGTTGTGTGGGATAAAAAAACAGGCGAACCTGTTTACCACGCCATCGTTTGGCAGTGCAGACGTACATCGCAGTACTGCGACTCCTTAAAGGCGAAGGGCTTAACAGAAATCTACAGGAAAAAGACAGGTTTAATGATCGATGCTTACTTCTCGGGCACAAAAGTAAAATGGATCCTTGACAATGTTCCGGGCGTAAGGCAAAGAGCAGAAGCCGGCGATTTACTGTTCGGCACCATTGAAACATGGCTGATCTGGAACCTGACAAAGGGCAAGGTTCATGTCACCGATTATTCCAACGCTTCCAGAACAATGCTGTTCAACATTACGGAACTCAAATGGGACAAAGAGATTCTTGCAGAGCTCAATATCCCCGAGAGCATGCTCCCGACTGCGAAACCGTCCAGCTGTGTATACGGCGAATCCGATCCGTCCTTCTTCGGCGGGGCGATTCCGATTGCCGGCGCCGCGGGCGACCAGCAGGCAGCCTTGTTCGGCCAGACCTGCTACACTCCGGGCGAAGCGAAGAATACATACGGCACAGGCTGCTTCATGCTGATGAACACGGGCGAAAAACCGGTTTATTCAAAGAACGGCCTGGTCACCACCATTGCATGGGGCCTTGACGGAAAAGTCAATTATGCGCTCGAAGGTTCCATCTTCGTAGCCGGCGCCGCAATTCAGTGGCTGCGCGACGAGATGCGTCTGGTTGACACATCGCCCGATTCCGAGTATCTGGCGACAAAGGTCAGCGATACAAACGGCTGCTACGTCGTTCCCGCGTTTACGGGCCTTGGCGCTCCGCACTGGGATCAGTACGCGAGAGGCACCGTCGTCGGTATCACCAGAGGCGTCAATAAGTATCATTTTGTCAGAGCTACGCTCGAGTCCCTTGCCTATCAGACTTATGACGTGCTGAAAGCGATGCAGGAAGATTCCGGCATTACGCTGAACGCCCTGAAGGTAGACGGCGGCGCGTGCGCAAACAACTTCCTGATGCAGTTCCAGGCCGATGTGATCAACGCACCCGTACACAGACCGGTGTGCATTGAAACAACGGCAATGGGCGCCGCTTATCTGGCCGGCCTTGCGGTTGGCTACTGGGCAAGCAAGGAAGACGTTATTAAAAACTGGCAGATTTCCAAGATTTTTGAGCCTTCCATGGATGCCGCTCATCGTGCGGAGATCATCAAAGGCTGGAGCAAGGCTGTTAAGTGCTCCTTCGGCTGGGCCAAGGAAGACTGA